A stretch of the Lytechinus variegatus isolate NC3 chromosome 5, Lvar_3.0, whole genome shotgun sequence genome encodes the following:
- the LOC121415792 gene encoding uncharacterized S-adenosylmethionine-dependent methyltransferase Rv2258c-like isoform X2 produces MAKAGETFEEFGERFTNLVIHGFVSLSTSLGIQSGLFDALIKLKDEERTVQEIADTAGLKERYVKEWLGVMVTADIVDINPETEKYILPPHRIPYFQPGSKVCDLAAVITALPMFGEIYKKLLECLKKDGPLGLSYSEYTDFHTMMSKFSSRWFQQHLVQDFIPSMPQVEERMKSGIRVLDLGCGRGLASLALAQNYPNSTIIGLDFSKEATDYARELAKEQGLANVEFVCEDAACIPDSWNETIDYIFTYDVIHDLGHADKVLLALGRILKPDGVFSMIDPDCNTKQSRNASNEYFSRLYTMSLFHCLPISLFSEGSVGLGTCWGRDKATQFLKAAGFRVDSITNPAGTNQAHYMCTKQV; encoded by the exons ATGGCCAAGGCAGGAGAGACTTTTGAGGAGTTTGGGGAGAGATTTACCAACCTGGTGATCCATGGGTTTGTTTCACTTTCAACATCTCTAGGAATTCAGTCTGGTCTGTTTGATGCTCTTATCAAGCTCAAGGACGAGGAGAGGACGGTCCAAGAGATTGCTGATACAGCTGGCCTCAAGGAAag ATACGTAAAGGAATGGCTTGGAGTGATGGTGACAGCCGATATCGTAGACATCAACCCAGAGACTGAGAAATACATTCTCCCCCCTCATCGTATTCCCTACTTTCAACCAGGCAGTAAAGTGTGTGATCTTGCAGCAGTAATCACCGCATTGCCCATGTTTGGTGAAATATACAAGAAGCTGTTAGAATGTCTCAAAAAAGATGGCCCACTAG GATTATCATACTCTGAATACACAGACTTTCACACCATGATGTCCAAGTTTAGCAGTAGATGGTTTCAGCAACATCTGGTTCAAGATTTCATACCATCTATGCCTCAAGTAGAAGAAAGAATGA AGTCTGGGATCCGAGTACTAGATTTGGGTTGCGGGAGAGGACTAGCCTCCCTTGCCCTTGCGCAGAACTATCCAAATAGCACCATCATTGGACTAGACTTCTCAAAGGAGGCCACAGACTATGCCAGGGAGTTGGCCAAGGAACAGGGTCTTGCAAACGTCGAGTTCGTCTGTGAGGATGCAGCATGTATACCTGACTCTTGGAACGAGACCATTGATTACATCTTCACGTATGATGTCATCCATGACCTTGGTCACGCGGATAAGGTATTATTAGCTCTGGGACGCATCCTCAAACCTGACGGAGTCTTCTCCATGATAGATCCCGACTGCAACACCAAGCAATCAAGGAATGCTTCCAACGAGTATTTCTCTAGGTTATACACCATGAGTCTCTTCCATTGCCTGCCAATATCGCTCTTCTCTGAGGGCAGTGTGGGACTAGGAACCTGTTGGGGACGAGACAAAGCCACCCAGTTTCTCAAGGCAGCTGGGTTTAGGGTGGATTCGATCACAAACCCTGCAGGAACTAACCAGGCACATTACATGTGTACAAAACAAGTATAA
- the LOC121415792 gene encoding uncharacterized S-adenosylmethionine-dependent methyltransferase Rv2258c-like isoform X1 — protein MVRTMAKAGETFEEFGERFTNLVIHGFVSLSTSLGIQSGLFDALIKLKDEERTVQEIADTAGLKERYVKEWLGVMVTADIVDINPETEKYILPPHRIPYFQPGSKVCDLAAVITALPMFGEIYKKLLECLKKDGPLGLSYSEYTDFHTMMSKFSSRWFQQHLVQDFIPSMPQVEERMKSGIRVLDLGCGRGLASLALAQNYPNSTIIGLDFSKEATDYARELAKEQGLANVEFVCEDAACIPDSWNETIDYIFTYDVIHDLGHADKVLLALGRILKPDGVFSMIDPDCNTKQSRNASNEYFSRLYTMSLFHCLPISLFSEGSVGLGTCWGRDKATQFLKAAGFRVDSITNPAGTNQAHYMCTKQV, from the exons ATGGTACG CACCATGGCCAAGGCAGGAGAGACTTTTGAGGAGTTTGGGGAGAGATTTACCAACCTGGTGATCCATGGGTTTGTTTCACTTTCAACATCTCTAGGAATTCAGTCTGGTCTGTTTGATGCTCTTATCAAGCTCAAGGACGAGGAGAGGACGGTCCAAGAGATTGCTGATACAGCTGGCCTCAAGGAAag ATACGTAAAGGAATGGCTTGGAGTGATGGTGACAGCCGATATCGTAGACATCAACCCAGAGACTGAGAAATACATTCTCCCCCCTCATCGTATTCCCTACTTTCAACCAGGCAGTAAAGTGTGTGATCTTGCAGCAGTAATCACCGCATTGCCCATGTTTGGTGAAATATACAAGAAGCTGTTAGAATGTCTCAAAAAAGATGGCCCACTAG GATTATCATACTCTGAATACACAGACTTTCACACCATGATGTCCAAGTTTAGCAGTAGATGGTTTCAGCAACATCTGGTTCAAGATTTCATACCATCTATGCCTCAAGTAGAAGAAAGAATGA AGTCTGGGATCCGAGTACTAGATTTGGGTTGCGGGAGAGGACTAGCCTCCCTTGCCCTTGCGCAGAACTATCCAAATAGCACCATCATTGGACTAGACTTCTCAAAGGAGGCCACAGACTATGCCAGGGAGTTGGCCAAGGAACAGGGTCTTGCAAACGTCGAGTTCGTCTGTGAGGATGCAGCATGTATACCTGACTCTTGGAACGAGACCATTGATTACATCTTCACGTATGATGTCATCCATGACCTTGGTCACGCGGATAAGGTATTATTAGCTCTGGGACGCATCCTCAAACCTGACGGAGTCTTCTCCATGATAGATCCCGACTGCAACACCAAGCAATCAAGGAATGCTTCCAACGAGTATTTCTCTAGGTTATACACCATGAGTCTCTTCCATTGCCTGCCAATATCGCTCTTCTCTGAGGGCAGTGTGGGACTAGGAACCTGTTGGGGACGAGACAAAGCCACCCAGTTTCTCAAGGCAGCTGGGTTTAGGGTGGATTCGATCACAAACCCTGCAGGAACTAACCAGGCACATTACATGTGTACAAAACAAGTATAA
- the LOC121415793 gene encoding leucine-rich repeat-containing protein 28-like, giving the protein MQHGTNMHMTTRGASMMEEHNEGSSLSDIFKEALCNREHGILHLNYKGLVQFPPQLTSQDDYAHIQVIYAKRNLITHLPYDIHRLTSLKILYLHSNNLSSLPKEMSLMKSLESLDLSQNLFTRFPDILCRCTGLKELYMTVNRLSSLPPEIGDLKGLTILNLMDNQLESIPSEIGLCSSLETLHLDRNKLTTLPRQLITLNNLKELSVTGNNLLVLPMRLGWLPNLQHLYVDSNPRLCTIPFTLHSKQIGVCRCGSAKPPGNRCIQIGGLHGVLPSEIQVYHDERTSINLPSTLLELALNAVYHHKDILDVDSMPKSLADLIACPTAHCVAPSGCEKLIFTEAYVHFLQIPWIQQFTLGGNSNLSLTALCCSMKCLEMFKKHPVPT; this is encoded by the exons ATGCAACATGGGACTAACATGCATATGACGACTAGGGGTGCTTCAATGATGGAAGAACATAATGAAGGGAGTAGTCTCTCAGACATCTTCAAAGAAGCCCTTTGCAATCGGGAACATGGGATACTCCATCTCAACTACAAAGGACTGGTGCAGTTCCCTCCTCAGCTAACCAGTCAAGATGACTATGCACACATCCAGGTTATCTATGCCAAGAGAAACTTGATCACCCATCTT CCCTATGATATTCATCGGTTGACAAGCCTGAAAATTCT ATATCTTCATTCAAACAACTTGTCATCTCTTCCCAAGG AAATGAGTCTGATGAAGTCCCTGGAATCTCTGGACCTGAGTCAGAATCTCTTCACCAGGTTTCCTGATATTTTATGTCGCTGTACCGGCCTTAAAGAGTTGTACATGACAGTTAACCGTCTCTCATCTCTGCCTCCAG AAATTGGAGATCTAAAGGGGCTGACAATCTTAAACCTGATGGATAACCAACTAGAAAGCATCCCATCAGAGATCGGGCTGTGTTCCTCCTTAGAAACCCTTCACCTGGATAGGAACAAGCTTACTACCTTACCTAGGCAACTCATCACATTGAACAATCTCAAAGAACTATCTGTAACAGGCAATAATCTCCTAGTCTTGCCCATGA GATTGGGCTGGCTACCAAATCTGCAACATCTATATGTTGACAGTAATCCAAGACTATGCACGATACCCTTCACGTTACACAGCAAGCAGATAGGAGTCTGTAG GTGCGGCTCAGCCAAGCCTCCAGGTAATAGATGCATTCAGATTGGTGGGCTACATGGAGTTCTTCCTTCAGAGATACAGGTCTATCATGATGAGAGAACATCCATCAATCTACCAAGTACTCTTCTTGAATTAGCATTGAATGCTGTATACCATCATAAGG ACATCCTGGACGTTGATTCCATGCCCAAGAGTCTTGCTGACCTGATTGCTTGCCCCACTGCCCACTGCGTTGCCCCATCAGGATGTGAAAAACTCATCTTCACAGAGGCCTATGTGCATTTCCTTCAGATACCTTGGATTCAGCAGTTCACACTCGGTGGCAACAGCAATCTGTCTCTGACCGCCTTGTGCTGTTCCATGAAGTGTTTGGAGATGTTCAAGAAGCATCCTGTCCCTACCTGA